Sequence from the Cryptococcus neoformans var. grubii H99 chromosome 3, complete sequence genome:
CATAAGTCGAGAAATGAGATGAGAGGGATTCAGAGTTTGTAATAAATGCGAGGTTTCGTACGAAAAGACGActggtggagaggatgagttgTTCGTCTGCGGATAGTTGAGGAGTCTAATTTTTAATCGTCAATTTATTATAAAGAATGCAAAAAGACAATAGCTGTAACTTACAGATGGCTCGCCTTCAAGAGCAGCCTGACGTCGTCGAAGCCATgcagcatcatcatcgtctgcctcagcttcctctggctcttccgacttctcctttcccttcacactcttctctttcttggTACCTTCGGCAGTAGAGGTAGACGCTTCAGGCGGAGCCATTGCCGGATCAACGCCCTTCATAACACTCATAAACTCCTGAAGTCTCTTGTTTGGCTCCTGCTTCTCTTGAATGTTATCCCTGCCCTCCTTTGGACGCTTCTCTTGGCTCTTTTCGCCCCTGTTCAGCTTGTCCCCAGTCTTCAGTGGCTCATCCTTTACAAAGTCCACTTTGATTTTTCCAGCGCCAAAAGCATACGTTCCATCAAACCATTCCTTGACTCTTTGGGCTTCTTCTGCGTCTTTGTAGCCAACAAAAGCAAATCGTCTCTTTGGGACAAGTTTTGTATCGGTAATGGTCGTTGATTTGAGTGTAGcaggggagaggagggtCTTCCGAAAGGAGTCAGGGTTGAGCGACGAGGGAAGATTAAGGAATATGAGGCGTGACCTGGTACATGTCAGTTCTAGTCAATGGCGGTCTGTAGAGCTTACATTTTTGTTATATGAATGAGTAACTTGTCAACACCGACCCGACGTGCAACGAAGAGGCATAAGAAATCTTCCCGCCTCCGCCGACGGCGACCTCCGTTTTACTTCGATTCCCACGCCTGTTAAACGGAAGCAAATTACTAAGTATTACGTCAACTAACTTTTGAACTCGTCGAACATGTCGGCCCGTTGAATGTTTGTTATCGCCGACGcccctccacttcctctcccGCCTAACGCGCGCCACGCTTCTGCACCCCATCTACTGGTGCCTCATAACGCCGAAACTCCGTTTGCTGTCTCTCGTCGCGGCAGGTTCGGTGTGTGTGGGAGCGATTTTCTTCAATTCGAGCAGCTTTGCCAAAAAGTTCTTTTACTCTATCCATCAATCAAAAATGCCGGGTGTTCGCGACATCAGGTGAGTGCACTGTCCAACTATCCAACGGCATCAGAGAGCATGGGATGGATATTGGGTGAAATGGGAATGACAGGGAGAAGGATTGACGTTccaaggaggatggagtAGAACTTGggcaaggatgagagagaggaaggagtgaTGTTGCTCGGAAGAATATAAGGACAAGGCTGACATACTGTTCTCCTCGCCTTATCGACCCCCTTCAATTCAACGTTCAGTGCCGAGGCCTTCATCAAAGCCTACTCTTCCCACCTTAAGCGATCCGGCAAGCTCGAGATCCCCACATGGGTCGACATTGTTAAGACCGGTCCCCAAAAGGAGTTGGCTCCCTACGACCCTGACTGGTTCTACGTGAGGGCAGGTGAGTTTTAAACGGATAGGCCTTGGAGGAATCATGGGATCAATACTGATGCACAAATTGTAGCTGCCGTCGCCCGACACATCTACCTCAGGAAGCACGTCGGTGTCGGTGCTCTTGCCAAGCTCCACGGTACCAAGAACCGACGAGGTACTCGACCTTCCCACCACCGTGACTCCTCCACTGGTGTCCAGAGGACCGTTGTCCAGTCtcttgagaagattggTGTGCTTGAGGCTGCCCCTGACGGAGGCAGGAAGATCAGCCAGGACGGAATGTGCGTCCACTTTATATCAACTACATGTTATGAGCATGTTATGCTGACGACTCATAGGCGAGACCTCGACCGAATCGCCACTGCCGTTCTTGAGGCCGagcgagaggaggaggaagaggaggacgaggaagaggaggaggaggaggaggaggctgaCGAGGAGTAAAGGTTGGGATTATTCCTATGCTAGGGATTTTTGCAGCTCTcgtctctttttcttttcattctcacTCGGTCATGAGACATGTTACACAGCACACCCAAACGAACACAGCAAGGGCATTGTGGCACACTGGTATTTGGCAGATGGATGGATCAGACTTTACGGAAGTGTCGATGTGATGTGGACATGCGGATATGATAACGAGACATTGACTGGCAGAGGACTGGAAGGTATATGCTGACAGCACTTTGTAACTCGATCTTAATTTCATCTTATCCAGTCGACGTTTATTAAAAACTACTACATATTGACGTTCATTAATCCCTTTGATGGCTGACAGATGTCGATGACAAGAACAGGACATATCAACAGAGCATCCCAGCTCATTCTCAATATTGTATGGGTGGGCGTTGACAGGAATTTCAAGTCTTAAAGAAAGCGATGTCTTGTCACAGACCACGTTTCTAGGAACCAAACCGCCATGACTCGTACAAATGATATGCCGGAATACGTCCCGTATGAATGAATCAACGGTCAGAGTGACTCTCGTGCTTCACCCTAACACATACATCATACTTTTTCGTTTTCAAGGCGATCGGTACAGCAATGTATTCTAATCTCTGATTTTACCCCTATGCCCTGTTTCGAATAGGTTAAACGAACTTCTTCTCAAGCGGTCTTGGACTTTTTACCCTTCCTacccttttcctcatctgACTTTTTCCTCTTACTAGTCGTATTAGATACGTCTTTCCccctccctttcttctttttcttccccccatcatcctcttcatcgtgctcgtcctcatcgAACCCTAGACCCATATCGGCCTCGTTGACAACGATTCCCCCCAGCAATGCCTCATACTTCTCTGCCTCAGCATCCAGGTCTTCGCCTTCCCCTAGGGATTTCAACAGCGCTTCAAGTTCATCTTTGCTCTTACGTGTCGCGGCTGACCTGATGCGCTCAATGTCTTGTTGAACAACATGGCGCCGATTTTCTACTTCATGTGCTGGAGAATGTGATTGAGGCGACCTCGTGCGCGAGGGTGAGGGAATGGGGATTGGTGCAAAATAATCTTCGTCTGCGGActgctcttcatcctctccttcttcgaAATGAGTTGCTGCTTGCACCGGCCTCATGATGTGACCACCTCGCCAAGCATTTatatcctcctcatcgccAAATACTCCCATCTTTCTGtattcttttttcctcttgtCGACCTCTGATGGGCTCAGGAGGATAGTTTCAAAACAATCACCCCCCTCTTTATCGAATAGTAGGTCCAATTCCTTTTCCAGCTGATTATCGTCAATTCCCTCGCCAACAGGCGCTAGTACCCCCATCCCTGATTGATATCCGGGATACTTATATAAAAGGAGTTTGAGGTGGAGTAGAGAGTGGGATACATGTTGTTGAGGGATTTCATTGGGCTTGATGCCAGCTCGAAGCAGGCACTCAACAGGGGACCAAACGTCCTTTTTGGACTCTATCCATGGTCCTAAATCAATTCGTCTAGGATCGTCCTTGATCCCAATAGATGAAAGGTATTCGGCTGTTATGGTAGTCGGCATAGACTTATTATCAACCTGTCGGTGAAGCCATTGCCACATGAAAGCTTCGCAGACCGGGTTGACCACATGGCCTGTTTCCAAGTACGTAGAATATCGGAATTTGATATACTCATCCCGCTCTCGGATCAGGATGCCAATATGAGCGTCATCAGATGCATTGTTTCGATTGTTTTGTCTGGCTGATGAACCCGTTCGTGAAAATGGCATACGAGACGAAGGAGTACGAGAATCAGGGACTTGGATGAGAGGAGTGGGAGGGGCAGTGTATATACTAGGTGGCGGAGAAGAACGGAGAGGTGGTGCAGGGTAAACACGCTGCATCCGTCCTGTGGCGGAGGAATTGGAGCTGGCTGATTGACCGCGAGAGGCAGGAATGGATTGACGTGAAGCTGCGAGAGCAAGGGTGGTGGATCGATCATCCGTTTGCGGTGCAGATTgctctctttccatttcaAGCTCATTTGCAGTGGATGCAATCGCACTCTGAACACTtctgggaggagagaacCTTCTAATAGTTGTAAACTGATCTTCGTTTACTTCGCCCTCTGGCGAGTTGACACCCTCAACTGAGAGAGTCTGTACCGACAATGATGACTGTTCCCGTTGGTCCGGGACGCCTTCAGGGTTTGGCAAGTGGGCATTGTCCGGTATCTCAAGTGATCCAACAATGGGGTTTATGCGGACTCGAATAAGTGGCTCAAAAGCGTTAATTTCCTTTCGCGCTTGCTCTGCGTATGCCTTGAACTTTTTAATTGCCGGGTTCGCTCTTCCTGGGCCGCGCTCTTGAGCAGCTGCCTGTAAATGAGGAGATATACTAGCCTTTGGGTCGAGCAAAGTGGCATACGCCTCACACCGCAAAACAAACATCTTGCGTGCCAGATACACCTCATCGCTCAGTGGCATGGCATCGCATCTCGTCCTGAAACGGGCTTTTAGTATACGGCGCCAATCCTTAGATATGATTGGAAGAACGGCAACGGCCATGTCCATTTCTGGGATTCCTCTGCGATGATCACTACCGTAACCTGCTACGCCATCACCAATAACACCtttgggaggaagaggaaggagggggaaTGTTAGGCCAGCGTCTACGATAGAGGTTGACCAGGCAACCAGAAGGTTACGCATTTCCTTGAATCGCTCTTGAGCTACCCATTTCTGTTGACCGTACGGCGCTGCCAATTCTTCCATtaagagggagaaggaagggacgATCTCTTTTTTCACAGCTTGAATGGCCCATAAAGTCAAAGCTATAGCCACGTTCGGGGACGAACGGGGACCCCAGAGATAGACACATTCTTGAAGTCGGTAAAGATGGAAGGCCTGGGGAAGAATTTTGGTCCAATCCAGGTTTTCGAAGAATTGgaattcctcttctgcccaCTCACGATGGGTCTTTCCTACCTGAGGCTTtgtgagaaggagagggcCCCTTTCCGCATGAGGTGTATCCATAATGATTCGAAGACGCTGCAGGATCTCAGAGGTATACATGAGAGTGGCTTCAAGAGGTGTGGGGGTATTGCGTAAAAGCCGGGTGAAGCGGCGATAGAGTACGAGGAGGTATCTCTCGTGATCGATATGACCAAAACTTCCAACAGGGTATTTGCTGGCTCTTTCCTGTAATTTTACGTTATGTGAGCCGTGAATTCGTAGATGAAGGTGAGAAACATACAGATATTTGCTGAATGCTCAAAATGGGCAACCTTTCATCACCTCTCGCAGACCCAGAGAATTCCCTCGTCTTCACATTTAACCCTTCTGATTTTAATCTATTGTTGATGACAATTAAAGCACTTTCATCTAGGGCCATCTTGATCGCTATCAAAACCCTGAATTTTGTCTTTGGGCCAGCCTTTCGATGTCCAAGCTTTTGCTGATAATACACTCGTTCCGCTTCGAGAATACGGTCCAACCACTTTCTGCTAGTCGTACGAATGCTCTCTCCTGAAAGTCCAAGTATGCCAGTACGAACATCTGGCATCCCTAGATAGAGGTTCAAAAGGTCGTTGACATGTTCCTGTACGCATATACAAAAATATTCGATAGTTAGTTACAGGCCAACAAAGTTGGGAGCAAGCACTGACCTCGAACTTCGCCTCCCTCCAGTCACTCCATCTGGGATTCTTGATTTCCataacatcatcatctaccTGAATTCCATGTTCGTTAAAGTCCACAAGAGCTCTGGCAGAGGTAGTGGCTTCATTGACAAGGCCGCATCTAGGACAGGCCCAGAAACCAGACGGATCTTGTTGCAGTAGAATTTTTGCGCCATGGGACTTAAGACATGCGGCGCAATGCCTTTCGTAGTTGCCCATATCTGGGGCATGGGGTTTCGAGTACTATATGCAGAGTATCTGGGAAATTGGAGTATTGTCGAATTGGCCACTCGGCAGAAACGAAAGAAACGACACCCGACGAGCACAAGATGTAAACAAATACAGTTACGTAACGATATGACATCAACGTAAAAGACGGCAttcgaagaggatgagatgggtgGAAATGTCTAAtatctttccatcctccataTATTCTCACTTTCCAATTAAAACTAAGGATATAGCCTACCTTAACCATGGCTCAACAGACTCAGCCACTCAAAGTGTAAGTAGATAATCCATCAGCGTTCCAAACCAAAGGCTGACATTCATTCTAGCCTTGCCATAGGATCACCTCTATCCGAGCTCTCTACCTTGGTATCTAAAATCACGGCCATCAACGGGAAGCATGGTCCATTCGATGCATGCGTCGTCGTCGGGGATCTGTTTGCTGAAGGAACTGATGGTGGCGAAGTTGTAGGACTGAAATGTGAGTTTGACATTAGAAAGGGCAGTAAAATGTCATGCTAAATCTGTAATCTCCAAGTCCCTGTGCCAACTTATTTTACATTGGGCAAAAACATTTTACCACAATCTATCCAAGAGAAGGTATCAGAGACGGGGGGAGAAGTGGTAGACaatctcgtcttccttggtAAATATAAAATTAAGCTCTTTCAGACTGCTGCGTTGTAACTTACCGTGTTTTCAGGTAAATCAAAGGTGCTCACCACTGCTCAAGGTCTTAAGATTGCTTGCATTGGAGGCGCTTACAGCCCTGACACTTACGATGCCCCGGATGTGAGTTCTTCTGTCATGTTCTGACAACTTGCTAAGACTTCGCGCAGGACCCGTATTCTCCCGTGATAACTCGTGAAAGCGTTGATGCCGTCTTGAAacattctcttctctctgaACCTTCCACCAAAACAGCCGGATCTTTAGCTTCTGCCAAGCAGTCAGCGGCCGTCCTTCCTGCAGCGTTCCAGGGTATAGACCTCTTGCtattttcttctccagctcctcctatatcctccctttccccttcttttACAACCTCCGGGATCTCACTTATCAACCCTGCACCGCCTCTGGAAGAGATTATCAAAAAGGCGAAACCAAGGTACCTCCTTTGGGGGAATGGTGAAGGTTTCTGGGAAAGAGAACCATGGGGTTGGGCTAGCCCGTcagggaaggaggagaggtggaCTAGGGCAGTCAAGTTGGGAGCgttgggaggagaggtgCCTGCTGGAGGTAAAAAGGCTAGGGTAAATATAAATCTTTTGCCAGATCAAAAAGGATTGAAGCGTGGAAATGATGACTGATGTTTAATGGGACAGTGGTTCTACGCTttcactcttcctcctcaaactcCTTCTGCTCCCGTGCCCGCCCGACCTGCCAACGCTACACCTAACCCTTTCCTGCCCATTCCCATTGCGAAA
This genomic interval carries:
- a CDS encoding small subunit ribosomal protein S19e, translated to MPGVRDISAEAFIKAYSSHLKRSGKLEIPTWVDIVKTGPQKELAPYDPDWFYVRAAAVARHIYLRKHVGVGALAKLHGTKNRRGTRPSHHRDSSTGVQRTVVQSLEKIGVLEAAPDGGRKISQDGMRDLDRIATAVLEAEREEEEEEDEEEEEEEEEADEE